The Streptomyces sp. DG1A-41 genomic sequence TCGGCCACGGCGGGTTCGTCCGGCGGTACGCGCCGGACGGCCTCGGCACGCACGACGTCGACGGCCTGCACGGCCGGGAGGGCGCGTTCGTGTCGTGCTCCCTGTGGTACGCCGACGCCCTCGCCGCGACCGGCCACCCGCGGCAGGCCCGGGAGGCCTTCGAGCGCGTCCTCGCCGTCCGCAACGACCTCGGACTGCTCGCCGAACAGTGGGACCCGGACGCGGGCCGTCAACTGGGCAACGCACCACAGGCGTTCAGCCACATCGCTCTGGTCGAGACGGCCTTCGCCCTCTCACCGACACCAGGCCCGAGCCCCGGGGCCGGCAGCGACGGACCGGCTTCGAACCGGGGCACCTCAAGCTGCCCGGTCACGGATGCGCACCCATGTCTGACGATGTCTCTTGCGCGGCGGAAGACGCGAAAACAAGCCCGCGGTGGAGCCGCCGCCCGGTTTTCGCGTCCTCCATTTTCACGCATGGCGCCGTATATCGCGACGCGACGCCGTATCTCTCCGTGCGCGTGCGGGAAACGGCCAGCCGAGTAAGCTGGATGCAGGACACGTAGATGTCTCGGCGAGAAGGAGCCCGCATTCCGCCGCGTATACCGGCGACCGCGCATATCGGCGACCGTGTCCACAGGCGACCAGGACCGAGTCCCGGCCTCGAGAATTCTCCTTTGTCAGCCCGATTCCACGGGCTTCTCCGCCGTCGCCCGGTGCCGTTCGCCCAGCTCCGTCCGCCCGATCAGTGGCCCTCCGGAGGTGAATTGGTGAAGGCGCGACTGCGAGGCCGGGCCGTGACGGCCGTGGTCAGCACATGCATCGTCGTACTGACCGCGTTCTACTACATCTTTCCGGAGCAGCGGCTGATCTTCGTCGCCATAGCGACGACCGGTGTCACCGGTATCATCCTGGGCGTCTTGCTCAACCGCCCCGCGCAGCGACTCCCCTGGTTGTTGATCGCCGCAGGAAACTTCGCCTTCGCCGCGGGCCAGGCCGCCCAGATCATCCTCCTCCAGTTCTACGGGCAGAACCCGTTTCCGTCGATCGCCGACGGCTTCTATCTCGCGGCATATCCGCTCTATGCGGCCGGGCTGCAGGGCTTCGTCCGCTGGCGCACGAGTGGGCGGGACCGCGCGAGCCTCGTCGACGCGCTGACGCTCACCGTCGGCCTGGCACTGCTGTCGTGGCTCTTCATCATCGAGCCGTACGCCCGCGTCGAGGGCCTCACCTGGGTGCAGAAAACGTTCTCCATGGCCTACCCGCTCGGCGACATCCTCGTCCTGGCGATGCTGCTGCGCCTGCTCGCCGGCCGTGGCGGCAAGAGCCCCTCGCTCGTGCTGCTCACCGCGGGCACCCTCGGCCTGCTCGTCGCCGACGTGGCCTACGGCCTGATACAGCTGAACGGGACCTGGCGCACGGGTACCGCGGTCGATCTCGGCTGGGCCGTGCTGTACGGCGCCTGGGCGGTCGCCGCGCTGCATCCGACCATGCGGTCGCTGACCCAGCCGGTGGCATGGCGCGCCGAGACCGGCCTGGGCCGGCTGAGCCTGCTCACCCTGGCGTCGCTGATCGCGCCGGCCATCCTCCTGATGACGGCGGTGCGCGGCGTGAGAACCAACGTCGGCGTGGTCGGGGTGTTCTCCGCGGTGCTCTTCGTCCTCGTGCTCTACCGCCTGGCGGGCGTGGCGGCGACCCACCGGCAGGCACTCGGCCGGGAGAAGGCGCTGCGCATCGCCGTGTCGTCACTGGGCGGAGCGAGCGACCCGCGGGATGTGGCCACGGCCGTCCACACCGCGGTGACGCAGCTCATGCCGTACGGCCCGCCGCATTCCGCGCTGCTCACCGTGCCGGACAACACGCTCTGGGTGAACGGGGAGCACGGCGGCGTACGCGGGCCCGTGTCCGCGCGGGGGACCGCAGCCGTCCGCGAACTGATGGCGTCCGGCGAGAGCCGGCTGGTGGCCCTCGACGGTGTGGGGCCCGCTCTCGCGGCCTGCCTCACGGGCGGGGACGAGGAGCCGACCCGCACCGGCCACGCGCTCGTCTGCCCACTCACCTCGCAGGATCACCCCTCGGGCGATCCGCTGATCGGGGCGCTGATCGTGGCCGGGGACGAGGAGGACCTGCTGGTGCTCCGGGACACGCTGGCGACACTCGCCGCGCAGACGGCACTCGCCGTGGCCCGGATCGCCCTCGCCCAGGAGGTCAACCGGCGCAACAGCGAAGCGTACTTCCGCACGCTGGTGCAGAACGCCTCCGACGTCATCCTCATCCTGGACGACGACAACCGGGTCCGTTACGCCAGCCCGTCCGCCGACCAGATGCTCGGCGTTCCGGACCTGGAGGGCAACCCACTCATAGATCTGGTGCCGCCGCAGGACAGCCGGGCGGTGGTCGAGACACTCGGCCGGATACGGAGCGGCGAGTACCAGAGCAGGAGCGAGCACTGGCGCATGGTCCGCGCCGACCGGACGTCCATCGAGGTCGAGGTGAGGTGGAGCGACCTGCGCGAGGAGGCGACCGTCGGTGGGGTGGTGCTCACCCTGCGGGACGTGACCGAACAGCGCAAGCTCGAACGCGAACTCACCCACCAGGCGTTCCACGACTCGCTCACCGGCCTGGCCAACCGCGTGCTCTTCCAGGACCGGGTCAGCCACGCCCTG encodes the following:
- a CDS encoding EAL domain-containing protein, with product MKARLRGRAVTAVVSTCIVVLTAFYYIFPEQRLIFVAIATTGVTGIILGVLLNRPAQRLPWLLIAAGNFAFAAGQAAQIILLQFYGQNPFPSIADGFYLAAYPLYAAGLQGFVRWRTSGRDRASLVDALTLTVGLALLSWLFIIEPYARVEGLTWVQKTFSMAYPLGDILVLAMLLRLLAGRGGKSPSLVLLTAGTLGLLVADVAYGLIQLNGTWRTGTAVDLGWAVLYGAWAVAALHPTMRSLTQPVAWRAETGLGRLSLLTLASLIAPAILLMTAVRGVRTNVGVVGVFSAVLFVLVLYRLAGVAATHRQALGREKALRIAVSSLGGASDPRDVATAVHTAVTQLMPYGPPHSALLTVPDNTLWVNGEHGGVRGPVSARGTAAVRELMASGESRLVALDGVGPALAACLTGGDEEPTRTGHALVCPLTSQDHPSGDPLIGALIVAGDEEDLLVLRDTLATLAAQTALAVARIALAQEVNRRNSEAYFRTLVQNASDVILILDDDNRVRYASPSADQMLGVPDLEGNPLIDLVPPQDSRAVVETLGRIRSGEYQSRSEHWRMVRADRTSIEVEVRWSDLREEATVGGVVLTLRDVTEQRKLERELTHQAFHDSLTGLANRVLFQDRVSHALVQAQRDGTVVGVLFIDVDDFKVVNDIHGHSVGDELLVAVSLRLQTAVRASDTAARIGGDEFALLVEGSVSPTGVERFTEHVMSVFAEPFRLSVGPVGTYASIGVATTEDSVDSVELLTHADLALYAAKTAGKRQWRRYHPDLQRGMAERAKLQEGLDSSSIETSFMVLYQPIVELASGQITGFEALVRWPHATRGMLLPEQFITLAEESGQIVPLGAWVLDQAATEAVRWQGSLRRDRTAERGAPYISVNVSPRQFRDEEFYQVVRRALDLSGIEPSSLVLELTESVLMYNDERIVAEMSSLTDLGIRIAVDDFGTGYSSLSYLREFPISILKIDKSFIHELGRSPEQYALVEGITHLADTLGLTVIAEGVEDVRQQELLISMGCRLGQGYLFAEPVSADEAEHLVLAPPLGRLAGFPGTPAARKR